The genomic region TAATTGCTTCTAAAGATTGTAGCAAAGATAATTTTTATATCCAAAAGGAAATTCTGATTGTAATAATACTCTAAATTAATTCTAACTTTTTCTGGAAAAATTACATCCATATTATATTTCTCAGGATTATCCACCTTTGCTAATAATTGTTCTTCATTAGCGTACTTCAAACTGGCTGGACCAGTTATTCCTGGTCTTAATTCTAAAATTTTTCTGTCCTCTCCTTCCAATACATCTGCAAATCCAGGAACATCTGGTCTTGGACCTACTAAACTCATCTGACCAATCAAGACATTCCAAAGCTCAGGCAACTCATCTAACTTTGTTTTTCTTAGAAATGCACCAACTTTGGTTATTCGCTTATCTCCTTTAACAGAAACTGTTGATGCAGAATCCTGCTGTACAACCATTGTTCTAAACTTAACCATGAAGAAAGTTTTAGCGTATCTACCAACACGTTTTTGTTTAAATAACACTGGTCCGTCTGAACCTATTTTAATCGCAAGTGCGATCAAAATAAATATTGGTAATAAAAGCACTATGCCAATAAAAGAGGATAAAAAATCAAAAAATCGCTTAACCATTAATTTGTGTTTTGTTTAACAACCATTTTAGTATTCGTTCTGGACATATTATTATAAAAATATGACGAATAATACCAGGAATAAATTCAAATAAACTCAAATATTTAAACTTAATACTAATGTTATACCATTGTTCCTTCTTTCTACGACCGACCAGATTAGACTCATATCTAAAATACATGAGATTTTGAACTAAATTTCTTAACACCGCTCCATTCTTTGACGCTCTTAACCAAAGTTCATAA from Flavobacteriales bacterium harbors:
- a CDS encoding sugar transferase, encoding MVKRFFDFLSSFIGIVLLLPIFILIALAIKIGSDGPVLFKQKRVGRYAKTFFMVKFRTMVVQQDSASTVSVKGDKRITKVGAFLRKTKLDELPELWNVLIGQMSLVGPRPDVPGFADVLEGEDRKILELRPGITGPASLKYANEEQLLAKVDNPEKYNMDVIFPEKVRINLEYYYNQNFLLDIKIIFATIFRSNY